In Aequorivita sp. H23M31, a single window of DNA contains:
- a CDS encoding DUF1573 domain-containing protein, producing MKKSILIVAVLSVFAFSSCKDNAVDKVNEDNVVAAADRDAQSGKFPKISFEEEQFDFGTIDQGTNVEHTFKFKNTGDAPLMIVDAKSSCGCTVPTYTKEPIAPGSEGELLVKFNGSGQNQVSKTVTVITNTEAGSETLTIKAFVNPKNPTTKAPTS from the coding sequence ATGAAAAAATCAATTTTAATTGTAGCAGTGCTATCGGTTTTTGCTTTTTCTTCTTGTAAGGATAATGCAGTGGACAAAGTAAATGAAGACAATGTAGTTGCGGCAGCGGATCGTGACGCTCAATCAGGAAAATTCCCAAAAATTTCTTTTGAGGAAGAACAGTTTGATTTTGGAACAATCGATCAAGGTACCAATGTGGAGCACACATTTAAATTTAAAAATACAGGGGATGCGCCACTTATGATTGTAGATGCAAAAAGCAGTTGTGGATGTACCGTTCCTACCTATACAAAAGAACCTATTGCTCCTGGATCTGAAGGTGAACTTTTGGTAAAATTTAATGGTAGCGGTCAGAATCAAGTGAGCAAAACAGTTACCGTTATTACCAATACTGAGGCAGGATCAGAAACTCTGACCATCAAAGCTTTTGTTAATCCAAAAAATCCAACAACAAAAGCACCTACATCTTAA
- the yajC gene encoding preprotein translocase subunit YajC has translation MGDLSQFLPIVLLFLVMYLFLIRPQMKKAKQEKQFAAQLKKGDKVITMGGLHGKVVDLFEDGTCIIESMSGKQKFERSAISMEKTAKLNAPVKEKK, from the coding sequence ATGGGAGATCTTTCTCAATTTTTACCGATAGTTTTATTGTTTCTAGTGATGTATCTCTTTCTGATACGTCCACAAATGAAAAAGGCCAAGCAAGAAAAACAATTTGCCGCACAACTTAAAAAGGGTGACAAAGTGATTACAATGGGTGGTCTGCACGGTAAAGTTGTCGATCTTTTTGAGGATGGCACCTGCATCATTGAAAGTATGTCAGGCAAGCAAAAATTTGAAAGATCAGCCATTTCGATGGAAAAAACAGCGAAGCTGAACGCTCCGGTTAAGGAAAAAAAATAA
- the pdxH gene encoding pyridoxamine 5'-phosphate oxidase, translating to MEEKLYDYRKSYQKGTLSKESVDENPMQQFRTWFFEVQDSNTVDEVNAMTVSTVGVDGFPKGRVVLLKKYDENGFYFYTNYNSEKGIAIEKNNKVSLSFFWPKMERQILIKGIAERTSETDSTNYFHSRPKGSQLGALVSHQSTPVDSREILENKLHQLEKEYENREVPKPMEWGGYLIRPVSIEFWQGRPNRLHDRIRYTLINYDWVIERLAP from the coding sequence ATGGAAGAAAAGCTTTATGATTACCGGAAATCCTATCAGAAGGGGACGCTTTCGAAGGAGTCTGTGGATGAAAACCCTATGCAACAATTCCGGACGTGGTTTTTTGAAGTACAGGATAGCAATACCGTAGATGAAGTAAATGCAATGACCGTATCCACGGTTGGTGTTGATGGTTTTCCGAAGGGGAGGGTTGTGCTGTTAAAAAAGTATGACGAAAACGGTTTTTACTTTTATACAAATTACAACAGTGAAAAGGGAATAGCCATTGAAAAGAACAACAAAGTTTCCCTCTCATTCTTCTGGCCCAAAATGGAGCGCCAAATTTTAATAAAAGGAATTGCCGAACGAACATCCGAAACAGATTCTACCAATTATTTTCATTCCCGTCCTAAGGGAAGTCAACTTGGGGCATTAGTATCTCATCAAAGTACTCCTGTTGATTCTCGTGAAATTCTAGAGAACAAACTCCACCAACTAGAAAAGGAATATGAAAATAGAGAAGTGCCAAAACCAATGGAATGGGGTGGATATTTAATAAGACCGGTTTCAATAGAGTTTTGGCAGGGTAGACCCAATAGACTCCACGATCGAATTCGCTATACTTTGATTAATTATGATTGGGTCATTGAACGTTTGGCACCGTAA